The following coding sequences lie in one Benincasa hispida cultivar B227 chromosome 6, ASM972705v1, whole genome shotgun sequence genomic window:
- the LOC120079899 gene encoding non-lysosomal glucosylceramidase-like isoform X1: MEKGGNGASSTTVDPSKPPSLTWKRKLDFTGKSPESFSFTLTDAWHLGSLGYRLWRHGKEETAKGRIPVYEFFSDQPITCYHGVSLGGIGAGSIGRSYRGEFQRFQMFYGPCEDEPVLANQFSVFVSRPNGNKFSSVLCFAKPQKSKDGKQDGIESWDWNLSGANSTYHALFPRSWTIYDGEPDPDLKIVCRQISPFIPHNYKESSFPVSVFTFNLSNEGQTSAQVTLLFTWANSVGGKSGFTGHHFNSKMGAEDGAHGVLLHHKTTKGRPTVTYAIAAEETDDVHISVCPCFVISGDSEGISAKDMWQEIKNHGSFDKLGSVGQYEGSKPGSSIGAAVAATLTIPSSVARTVTFSLAWDCPEVKFDGKTYHRRYSKFYGTLGDAAKIIARDAILEHGKWEAQIEAWQRPIIEDKRLPEWYPVTLLNELYFLNAGGTIWTDGLPPLQNLSTITHQKYFLERSKSEPNGGALNGDHRKDVAVDILERMSQIFDQTHGGAGPSNAALGTRLLHPGEENVGNLLLVEGSQYLMWNTYDVHFYSSFALVMLFPKLELSIQRDFAAAVLMHDPRKAKIMSDGNWVPRKVLGAVPHDVGFNDPWFEVNAYNLLNVTRWKDLGSKFVLQVYRDVVATGDKNFAQSVWPSVYVALAFMEQFDKDKDGMIENEGFPDQTYDTWTVKGVSAYCGGLWVAALQAASALASEVDDEAAAHYFWTKYQKAKSVYDTLWNGSYFNYDNSKGPWSSSIQADQLAGQWYARACGLCPVADEEKIRSALEKIYNFNVMKVKGGTRGAVNGMFPDGRVDKSILQPKEIWPGVTYSVAASMIQEGLVETGFQTAMGIHQAAWAQDGLGYSFQTPEAWDVDDRYRSIGYMRPLAIWAMQWAISKPTKIPTKVLSEMEESAFATQHAAFLKVASLLKLPSEDAAHRSLVEAAYDFICKRSA, translated from the exons ATGGAAAAAGGCGGCAATGGAGCTTCATCAACTACG GTCGATCCCTCCAAGCCGCCATCACTGACCTGGAAACGCAAGCTCGATTTCACCGGAAAATCTCCAGAGTCTTTCTCTTTCACTCTCACCGATGCTTGGCATCTG GGCTCGTTAGGCTACAGATTATGGCGTCACGGCAAGGAAGAAACCGCTAAAGGAAGA ATTCCGGTTTACGAATTCTTTTCTGATCAACCAATCACATGCTACCATGGCGTTTCGTTAGGTGGAATAGG tgCAGGAAGCATCGGGCGGAGTTACCGAGGAGAGTTTCAACGCTTTCAAATGTTCTATGGACCGTGTGAAGATGAACCAGTTTTAGCCAATCAATTCTCT GTGTTTGTTTCACGCCCAAATGGAAACAAATTCTCATCTGTATTATGCTTTGCCAAACCACAAAAATCCAA agatggaaagcAGGATGGCATAGAATCATGGGATTGGAATTTGAGTGGAGCAAATAGTACATACCATGCTTTGTTTCCGAGGTCTTGGACAATATACGATG gTGAACCGGACCCGGATCTTAAGATTGTTTGTCGTCAAATTTCGCCATTTATTCCTCACAATTACAAGGAGAGCAGTTTCCCAGTCTCAGTATTTACATTCAAT CTATCTAATGAAGGTCAAACTTCTGCACAAGTCACTTTGCTGTTTACTTGGGCT AACTCAGTGGGTGGAAAATCTGGATTTACTGGCCATCACTTTAACTCAAAGATGGG GGCAGAAGATGGAGCTCATGGAGTCCTTTTACACCACAA AACCACGAAAGGGCGACCAACTGTAACGTATGCTATTGCAGCAGAGGAAACTGATGATGTTCACATCTCAGTCTGTCCTTGCTTTGTAATATCCGGTGATTCCGAGGGCATTTCAGCAAAAGATATGTGGcaagaaattaaaaat CATGGATCGTTTGACAAGCTTGGGAGCGTTGGGCAATACGAGGGTTCAAAGCCAGGCTCTAGTATTGGAGCAGCTGTAGCAGCCACGTTGACCATTCCTTCTTCAGTTGCCCGTACGGTCACTTTCTCATTGGCATGGGACTGCCCGGAAGTTAAATTCGATGGAAAGACCTACCACAG GCGTTATAGTAAATTCTATGGAACTCTTGGAGATGCAGCTAAAATTATAGCACGTGATGCAATATTAG agCATGGAAAATGGGAGGCCCAGATAGAAGCATGGCAAAGGCCAATCATTGAAGACAAAAGGCTACCAGAATG GTACCCTGTCACTCTATTGAATGAGCTGTATTTCTTGAATGCTGGTGGAACAATTTGGACAG ACGGCTTACCTCCGCTGCAAAACCTATCGACCATAACCCATCAAAAATACTTCCTCGAAAGATCAAAATCGGAGCCCAATGGCGGAGCACTCAACGGCGACCACCGCAAGGATGTCGCCGTCGACATTCTCGAGAGAATGTCTCAGATTTTCGATCAAACCCACGGCGGCGCCGGACCTTCAAACGCCGCACTCGGAACCAGACTTCTTCATCCCGGAGAAGAAAACGTCGGCAACTTACTTCTTGTCGAAGGAAGCCAATACCTAATGTGGAATACTTACGATGTCCATTTCTACTCCTCTTTTGCTCTCGTTATGCTTTTCCCCAAACTTGAACTCAGCATTCAGAGGGATTTCGCCGCGGCTGTACTGATGCACGATCCCAGAAAGGCCAAGATCATGAGCGACGGAAATTGGGTTCCTCGGAAAGTTCTTGGAGCTGTCCCTCACGATGTTGGGTTCAATGATCCTTGGTTTGAAGTCAATGCTTACAACCTTTTGAATGTCACCAGATGGAAGGATTTGGGTTCCAAATTTGTTCTTCAGGTTTACAGAGATGTGGTTGCTACAGGGGATAAGAATTTTGCTCAATCTGTTTGGCCTTCGGTGTATGTGGCCTTAGCTTTTATGGAGCAATTTGATAAGGATAAAGATGGGATGATTGAGAATGAGGGGTTCCCTGATCAGACTTATGATACTTGGACTGTGAAGGGTGTGAGTGCGTATTGCGGTGGCTTGTGGGTGGCTGCTCTTCAGGCAGCTTCAGCATTGGCTTCTGAGGTTGATGATGAAGCCGCTGCTCATTACTTTTGGACCAAGTATCAGAAGGCCAAAAGTGTTTATGACACGTTATGGAATGGCTCCTACTTCAACTATGACAACAGTAAGGGTCCTTGGAGTTCGTCTATTCAAGCTGATCAACTGGCTGGACAATG GTATGCTAGAGCATGTGGGCTTTGTCCCGTTGCTGATGAAGAGAAGATAAGGAGTGCACTTGAGAAGATTTACAATTTCAATGTGATGAAGGTGAAGGGAGGAACACGAGGGGCAGTGAATGGAATGTTTCCAGATGGAAGGGTTGATAAATCGATATTGCAGCCAAAGGAGATTTGGCCTGGAGTTACATACTCTGTTGCTGCCTCTATGATTCAAGAAGGATTGGTTGAAACCGGGTTCCAGACTGCAATGGGCATTCATCAAGCGGCTTGGGCACAAGATGGCCTCGG GTATTCATTTCAAACCCCAGAAGCTTGGGATGTTGATGATAGATATAGATCAATAGGGTACATGAGGCCACTGGCAATTTGGGCAATGCAGTGGGCAATATCGAAACCTACCAAAATTCCAACCAAAGTGCTTTCTGAAATGGAAGAATCTGCTTTTGCCACTCAACATGCTGCTTTCTTAAAAGTTGCATCTCTCTTAAAGTTGCCTTCCGAGGATGCTGCACACAGGAGTCTTGTGGAGGCTGCTTATGATTTCATTTGCAAGAGGTCAGCCTAA
- the LOC120079899 gene encoding non-lysosomal glucosylceramidase-like isoform X2 — MFYGPCEDEPVLANQFSVFVSRPNGNKFSSVLCFAKPQKSKDGKQDGIESWDWNLSGANSTYHALFPRSWTIYDGEPDPDLKIVCRQISPFIPHNYKESSFPVSVFTFNLSNEGQTSAQVTLLFTWANSVGGKSGFTGHHFNSKMGAEDGAHGVLLHHKTTKGRPTVTYAIAAEETDDVHISVCPCFVISGDSEGISAKDMWQEIKNHGSFDKLGSVGQYEGSKPGSSIGAAVAATLTIPSSVARTVTFSLAWDCPEVKFDGKTYHRRYSKFYGTLGDAAKIIARDAILEHGKWEAQIEAWQRPIIEDKRLPEWYPVTLLNELYFLNAGGTIWTDGLPPLQNLSTITHQKYFLERSKSEPNGGALNGDHRKDVAVDILERMSQIFDQTHGGAGPSNAALGTRLLHPGEENVGNLLLVEGSQYLMWNTYDVHFYSSFALVMLFPKLELSIQRDFAAAVLMHDPRKAKIMSDGNWVPRKVLGAVPHDVGFNDPWFEVNAYNLLNVTRWKDLGSKFVLQVYRDVVATGDKNFAQSVWPSVYVALAFMEQFDKDKDGMIENEGFPDQTYDTWTVKGVSAYCGGLWVAALQAASALASEVDDEAAAHYFWTKYQKAKSVYDTLWNGSYFNYDNSKGPWSSSIQADQLAGQWYARACGLCPVADEEKIRSALEKIYNFNVMKVKGGTRGAVNGMFPDGRVDKSILQPKEIWPGVTYSVAASMIQEGLVETGFQTAMGIHQAAWAQDGLGYSFQTPEAWDVDDRYRSIGYMRPLAIWAMQWAISKPTKIPTKVLSEMEESAFATQHAAFLKVASLLKLPSEDAAHRSLVEAAYDFICKRSA, encoded by the exons ATGTTCTATGGACCGTGTGAAGATGAACCAGTTTTAGCCAATCAATTCTCT GTGTTTGTTTCACGCCCAAATGGAAACAAATTCTCATCTGTATTATGCTTTGCCAAACCACAAAAATCCAA agatggaaagcAGGATGGCATAGAATCATGGGATTGGAATTTGAGTGGAGCAAATAGTACATACCATGCTTTGTTTCCGAGGTCTTGGACAATATACGATG gTGAACCGGACCCGGATCTTAAGATTGTTTGTCGTCAAATTTCGCCATTTATTCCTCACAATTACAAGGAGAGCAGTTTCCCAGTCTCAGTATTTACATTCAAT CTATCTAATGAAGGTCAAACTTCTGCACAAGTCACTTTGCTGTTTACTTGGGCT AACTCAGTGGGTGGAAAATCTGGATTTACTGGCCATCACTTTAACTCAAAGATGGG GGCAGAAGATGGAGCTCATGGAGTCCTTTTACACCACAA AACCACGAAAGGGCGACCAACTGTAACGTATGCTATTGCAGCAGAGGAAACTGATGATGTTCACATCTCAGTCTGTCCTTGCTTTGTAATATCCGGTGATTCCGAGGGCATTTCAGCAAAAGATATGTGGcaagaaattaaaaat CATGGATCGTTTGACAAGCTTGGGAGCGTTGGGCAATACGAGGGTTCAAAGCCAGGCTCTAGTATTGGAGCAGCTGTAGCAGCCACGTTGACCATTCCTTCTTCAGTTGCCCGTACGGTCACTTTCTCATTGGCATGGGACTGCCCGGAAGTTAAATTCGATGGAAAGACCTACCACAG GCGTTATAGTAAATTCTATGGAACTCTTGGAGATGCAGCTAAAATTATAGCACGTGATGCAATATTAG agCATGGAAAATGGGAGGCCCAGATAGAAGCATGGCAAAGGCCAATCATTGAAGACAAAAGGCTACCAGAATG GTACCCTGTCACTCTATTGAATGAGCTGTATTTCTTGAATGCTGGTGGAACAATTTGGACAG ACGGCTTACCTCCGCTGCAAAACCTATCGACCATAACCCATCAAAAATACTTCCTCGAAAGATCAAAATCGGAGCCCAATGGCGGAGCACTCAACGGCGACCACCGCAAGGATGTCGCCGTCGACATTCTCGAGAGAATGTCTCAGATTTTCGATCAAACCCACGGCGGCGCCGGACCTTCAAACGCCGCACTCGGAACCAGACTTCTTCATCCCGGAGAAGAAAACGTCGGCAACTTACTTCTTGTCGAAGGAAGCCAATACCTAATGTGGAATACTTACGATGTCCATTTCTACTCCTCTTTTGCTCTCGTTATGCTTTTCCCCAAACTTGAACTCAGCATTCAGAGGGATTTCGCCGCGGCTGTACTGATGCACGATCCCAGAAAGGCCAAGATCATGAGCGACGGAAATTGGGTTCCTCGGAAAGTTCTTGGAGCTGTCCCTCACGATGTTGGGTTCAATGATCCTTGGTTTGAAGTCAATGCTTACAACCTTTTGAATGTCACCAGATGGAAGGATTTGGGTTCCAAATTTGTTCTTCAGGTTTACAGAGATGTGGTTGCTACAGGGGATAAGAATTTTGCTCAATCTGTTTGGCCTTCGGTGTATGTGGCCTTAGCTTTTATGGAGCAATTTGATAAGGATAAAGATGGGATGATTGAGAATGAGGGGTTCCCTGATCAGACTTATGATACTTGGACTGTGAAGGGTGTGAGTGCGTATTGCGGTGGCTTGTGGGTGGCTGCTCTTCAGGCAGCTTCAGCATTGGCTTCTGAGGTTGATGATGAAGCCGCTGCTCATTACTTTTGGACCAAGTATCAGAAGGCCAAAAGTGTTTATGACACGTTATGGAATGGCTCCTACTTCAACTATGACAACAGTAAGGGTCCTTGGAGTTCGTCTATTCAAGCTGATCAACTGGCTGGACAATG GTATGCTAGAGCATGTGGGCTTTGTCCCGTTGCTGATGAAGAGAAGATAAGGAGTGCACTTGAGAAGATTTACAATTTCAATGTGATGAAGGTGAAGGGAGGAACACGAGGGGCAGTGAATGGAATGTTTCCAGATGGAAGGGTTGATAAATCGATATTGCAGCCAAAGGAGATTTGGCCTGGAGTTACATACTCTGTTGCTGCCTCTATGATTCAAGAAGGATTGGTTGAAACCGGGTTCCAGACTGCAATGGGCATTCATCAAGCGGCTTGGGCACAAGATGGCCTCGG GTATTCATTTCAAACCCCAGAAGCTTGGGATGTTGATGATAGATATAGATCAATAGGGTACATGAGGCCACTGGCAATTTGGGCAATGCAGTGGGCAATATCGAAACCTACCAAAATTCCAACCAAAGTGCTTTCTGAAATGGAAGAATCTGCTTTTGCCACTCAACATGCTGCTTTCTTAAAAGTTGCATCTCTCTTAAAGTTGCCTTCCGAGGATGCTGCACACAGGAGTCTTGTGGAGGCTGCTTATGATTTCATTTGCAAGAGGTCAGCCTAA